The sequence below is a genomic window from Ipomoea triloba cultivar NCNSP0323 chromosome 10, ASM357664v1.
CCAACGTTTAATGCAATTGTTAAGCATGTGATTAATATACTACTTGTAAGATCGGAGGACCGACTCTTGTATGCATGTAACGTATTAAAGAGTTTGGGATTAAGGTTTGacttgtttggtaacataattaatttatcagtcaattttgacttatttgaccaatatTAGCTAATATAAgtaatgtttgattaattaactttttataacaatttattactccgaaacgctaaaattcaaaaagttactcaatgcaatttttcaaaaaagtcattttctatgtaatcaactatcaactaatttaccaaacatcatTTTACAGTCAACTAATGCTATTAACCAGTCAAACttactaacccaatcagctaaccgctatcaactatttaccaaaaacTCCCTAAATCTTGGTTTAAATAATAGTTAAATTTGGCATAATATCAAATGATAGGTATTAGGTAACAAAACTAGCTTTAACAATAACCAAAATTTTAGGTTTTGAGATTTTGATACTTCTATcaagttttatttgttttttaacaatcttaatatttagaaactaaactTGATCTATAGATCGGGAAATTTATGCAAAACATTCACAAGTTTAAAGCTTCTGTCccctttttaaatttgttccaAGCAAATCACAGCATGCATGCATGgcttaaagtttaaactttcaCAATTTGAATAACTTGCTGTCgaacaaataattataaataaaattgctcataaattaatttattggaTGAAAATAGATCATTACTTACATCTTCAGATCAAAtacaaataggaaaaaaaaaaattacatatactATCCTATAGGCAATTAGGCATCGCCAAAATCATCATGGcgaactaaataaaaaaaaaaagacttttattatcctaataataattatagttatagtaataataatatttctaatagtaaatagtaaataataaataataataataatgtatcaTCATCGCCGCCGTCAATAGCTAAAATATTGATAATGCGTCGGCATAGCGGACGTCGCAGTCGACCCATAGCTGTTGAAAAATGGCCCTTTTCCTACTaacccttcttcttcttcatgcaCTCCCTCAATCTACACcacattattaatttaaaaaattaaaatttaaaataatttacattatattaataatttaatctaATAAGATTAATTCATATCATAAGTCataagataaaaaataaaattaaaaaaaacagtaaCAAGTTGACTAGAATATAGACGTAAGAtagagatttttaaaaaaatttaaaataaagattGAAAATTTGGAAGGAGAATATATTACCCAAAGATCATCTTCGTCTTCAAATCTATTAAAATTTGCAGTTTTGGGAATATCGCCGGCTTCATCGTTGCGCGCAAATCGACCACGTATGCGCGGCCGGTTGTCGGCTAACGTTTTCCGGCATGCATACTGCGTATATATAGTATTGTCAACCGCATTTCAGCATTTCATCTCAAACTATAATTTTAGCGAAATAAAATGTGACGTACAATTGTTTTTACCTTAATTGTCTTGTTGAAATTCCTCTGGTTCCTCTTTGCCCTGTACCTATGAAtcctctcttttctttcttcggCACTGTATCGTCCCACCTTGAAGTTGGCTTCCTCCATGAATGAGCTTTCCCTTGACAATGGGCTTGAAGACAGAGTGTTCCttgatttcatcttcttcattcaAAGCCAATCAATCTTTTTTCAGAAAAAATGGAGATACTATACAAAAGAGAAAAGGGCCCAGACCTTGCGGTCTAGTGGCAcagagcctcaatggaggcagtattaactctttgtgattgagaaagtaattatgaacagataatacattgtaatagagtcaatagtactaataATTACCTGCAAATCTCCGGTGCTGCAAACTCTTCTCATTTGGCCGGAAGAAAAGCTGCTGTTTTCAGGGGAGCTGAGGACTTGGGCATGGAGATTTGGCGATTCCAAGAGGGTATCTAATTGGGGCTGAAAACGGGAGAAATTACTAGGCCTGCCCTCAAAGGAGTTACTGCTAAAGCTCCTCTGCATCATTTTCATAGCATTTTCGCCATAGCTCTGAGGCAAAAAAGAGGGGTACAAAGATTGGGGCTGAGAATCCTCTGTCTTGACATCCATGGCGGCAGAGAAGTCTCCATAGAGAGGGGTAGTTTGGGAAAGTGAGAGGCTCTCGAGCTGGTGGCTTGGGGGAGAAGAGGAGAGAAGGGCAGTGGCAATTTGGTC
It includes:
- the LOC116033460 gene encoding zinc finger protein CONSTANS-LIKE 1-like isoform X2, with the translated sequence MSSDLFVFDNNFFDPFSPSSLHDQDFFQEFSDEFNVNSTTILDHQENFIADESNNSSSLDQIATALLSSSPPSHQLESLSLSQTTPLYGDFSAAMDVKTEDSQPQSLYPSFLPQSYGENAMKMMQRSFSSNSFEGRPSNFSRFQPQLDTLLESPNLHAQVLSSPENSSFSSGQMRRVCSTGDLQMKSRNTLSSSPLSRESSFMEEANFKVGRYSAEERKERIHRYRAKRNQRNFNKTIKYACRKTLADNRPRIRGRFARNDEAGDIPKTANFNRFEDEDDLWIEGVHEEEEGLVGKGPFFNSYGSTATSAMPTHYQYFSY
- the LOC116033460 gene encoding zinc finger protein CONSTANS-LIKE 1-like isoform X1; protein product: MSSDLFVFDNNFFDPFSPSSLHDQDFFQEFSDEFNVNSTTILDHQENFIADESNNSSSLDQIATALLSSSPPSHQLESLSLSQTTPLYGDFSAAMDVKTEDSQPQSLYPSFLPQSYGENAMKMMQRSFSSNSFEGRPSNFSRFQPQLDTLLESPNLHAQVLSSPENSSFSSGQMRRVCSTGDLQKMKSRNTLSSSPLSRESSFMEEANFKVGRYSAEERKERIHRYRAKRNQRNFNKTIKYACRKTLADNRPRIRGRFARNDEAGDIPKTANFNRFEDEDDLWIEGVHEEEEGLVGKGPFFNSYGSTATSAMPTHYQYFSY